The DNA region TCAATAACGGCAATTCGATGAGCACAGCCCATCAGCCGACCGGCAGGAGCCCGCGACCGAGTTTCTGAGCGTAGTAAGCCCAGAAAAGCCTTGCTGCAACGGATCTCCAGGGAGACCAGGCCGTGGCAAGTGAGGCGAGCGCTTTCGCCTGCGGGCGCTGTGCGAGACCAAAGGCTGCAGCGACGGCGTTCTGCAATGCGACGTCTCCCGACGGGAAGACATCTGAATGCCCGCCGCAAAACATCAGATAGACTTCTGCCGTCCAGGGACCGACGCCCTTCAGCGCCGTCAACTCGGCAAGCGCCTCTTCCGGCGGCTTTGAGGAAAGAAGTGCGAGATCAAGGCGGCCGGATACGACTGCTTCGGCGATGCTCGAGAGCGTTGTCGCCTTGGC from Rhizobium sullae includes:
- a CDS encoding DNA-3-methyladenine glycosylase family protein, whose product is MLSSATNSKLSRGNVQIIRSDEDIREGLKHLLRLDPRLAGIAEEAGPIPLRLHEPGFAGLAHIIVSQMVSRASADAIWRRMSPAEGLLTAKSYVALRPDAWREFGLSRAKATTLSSIAEAVVSGRLDLALLSSKPPEEALAELTALKGVGPWTAEVYLMFCGGHSDVFPSGDVALQNAVAAAFGLAQRPQAKALASLATAWSPWRSVAARLFWAYYAQKLGRGLLPVG